A stretch of Oryza brachyantha chromosome 4, ObraRS2, whole genome shotgun sequence DNA encodes these proteins:
- the LOC102700706 gene encoding protein NUCLEAR FUSION DEFECTIVE 4-like encodes MAGGGGGAGKVKAGSRPPWVGLAAAVWVQMAAGSAYVFPLYSHAIKEALGYNQKAITMLGVANDIGENVGLVPGVLANRLPPWFILVVGSACALLGFGTLWLAVTKTLVMPYWVLCIALCIGTNSSAWLGTAALVTNMRNFPLSRGTVAGLIKGYVAVSAAVYTETFNGMLQNSPTNLLLLLALGIPTACVLVMYFVRPCTPSLDEDNAAEHSHFIFTQISSVVLGVYLMVATILGDTLKLSDTITYILFGIMILLLLAPLAIPIKMTLYPNKPKREKTSTLSPSYSTDSLSGPDQENSEPLLGVTSTYVTGANDSDEATDVDLLLAEGEGAVNLKKRRGPRRGDDFTFLEALVKADFWLLFIVYFCGVGTGVTVLNNLAQVGMAVGADDTTILLCLFGFCNFVGRILGGSISEYFVRSRMLPRPFWMMCTQIIMVITFLLFATGLHSLIYVSTTLLGLCYGVQFAVMIPTVSELFGLKDFGLMYNFMLLVNPLGAFFFSALLAGYIYDKEAARQHPGVLEPSTCLGPDCFRLTFYICAFVCCCGTLVSVFFIARIKPVYQMLYASGSFRHPRSQQQLH; translated from the exons ATggcggggggagggggaggggccGGGAAGGTGAAGGCGGggagccggccgccgtgggtggggctggcggcggcggtgtgggTGCAGATGGCGGCGGGGAGCGCCTACGTGTTCCCGCTCTACTCGCACGCCATCAAGGAGGCGCTGGGGTACAACCAGAAGGCGATCACCATGCTCGGCGTCGCCAACGACATCGGCGAGAACGTGGGGCTCGTCCCCGGCGTGCTCGCCAACCGCCTCCCGCCGTGGttcatcctcgtcgtcggctcCGCCTGCGCCCTGCTCGGCTTCGGCACGCTCTGGCTCGCCGTCACCAAGACCCTCGTCATGCCTTACTGGGTG TTGTGCATAGCCTTATGTATTGGCACAAACAGCAGCGCATGGTTGGGCACCGCAGCGCTTGTGACCAATATGAGGAATTTTCCTCTCAGCCGGGGAACTGTTGCTGGTCTGATCAAGGGCTATGTTGCAGTCAGTGCTGCCGTCTACACAGAAACATTTAATGGAATGCTTCAGAACTCTCCCACAAACCTTTTGCTATTGCTTGCTCTGGGGATCCCCACTGCATGTGTTCTGGTGATGTATTTTGTTAGGCCTTGTACTCCATCACTGGATGAGGACAACGCAGCAGAGCACAGCCATTTCATCTTCACGCAGATCTCTAGTGTGGTTCTCGGTGTATATCTTATGGTAGCTACAATACTTGGTGATACTTTGAAACTAAGTGACACTATTACCTACATTTTGTTTGGTATAATGATACTTTTGCTCCTTGCTCCACTTGCAATACCAATAAAAATGACTCTGTATCCAAACAAAccaaaaagggaaaagacCAGCACCCTTTCACCATCTTATTCGACTGATAGTTTATCTGGTCCAGATCAAGAAAATTCAGAACCACTTCTTGGTGTCACTTCAACATATGTCACTGGAGCCAACGATTCAGATGAGGCTACCGATGTGGATCTTCTTTTGGCTGAGGGTGAGGGAGCAGTGAATTTGAAAAAGAGAAGAGGGCCAAGAAGGGGAGATGATTTCACATTCCTAGAAGCCTTGGTTAAGGCAGATTTTTGGCTACTGTTTATTGTGTACTTCTGTGGAGTTGGAACTGGTGTCACTGTTCTGAACAACCTAGCTCAGGTTGGGATGGCTGTTGGTGCAGATGATACCACTATCTTGTTGTGCCTCTTTGGCTTCTGCAACTTTGTTGGCCGTATCCTTGGTGGATCTATCTCTGAATATTTCGTAAG GTCAAGAATGCTTCCTCGCCCTTTCTGGATGATGTGCACACAGATAATCATGGTGATAACCTTCCTCCTTTTTGCAACTGGTCTTCATAGCTTGATTTATGTCAGTACTACATTACTGGGCTTGTGCTATGGGGTCCAGTTCGCTGTCATGATACCAACCGTCTCGGAACTTTTTGGACTGAAAGACTTTGGGTTGATGTACAACTTCATGTTATTAGTGAATCCCCTAGGCGCATTCTTCTTCTCAGCTCTTCTTGCTGGTTATATCTATGACAAGGAGGCGGCAAGGCAGCACCCGGGCGTGCTGGAACCTTCAACCTGCTTGGGGCCTGACTGTTTCAGGCTTACCTTCTATATTTGTGCCTTCGTTTGTTGCTGTGGAACCCTAGTGAGTGTATTTTTCATAGCAAGGATAAAACCGGTTTATCAGATGCTCTATGCAAGCGGATCGTTCAGACATCCTCGGAGTCAACAGCAGCTCCACTGA
- the LOC102700988 gene encoding calcium uptake protein, mitochondrial-like, translating into MAPLLPRAALLRPAARRLTARAFLSSAAAAEAPSGREGAVAAAAVAVAASGLGLWLMPPSLADSGGAGDAPAGAQISLVGAAAGAGAGALEEQGKKRRFLLGDSFRRRVFFNYEKRIRLLSPPEKIFQYFASVRNPDGEVFMLPADLMRAVVPVFPPSESNIVREGRLRGERNPGELHCAPSEFFMLFDTNGDRLISFAEYIFFVTLLSIPESSFSAAFKMFDVDHSGEIDKEEFKKVMALMRSYNRQGATHRDGLRTGLKISQPVENGGVVEYFFGNSGNEPLHYEKFTNFLKGLHDEIIRLEFSHYDVKSSNTIPAKDFALSMVASADMSHINKLLDRADNLGNDPDLKGVRITFEEFKSFADLRRRLEPLAMAIFTYGKVNGLLTKQDLKRAAHHVCGVDLTDRVVDIIFHVFDTNHDGNLSSEEFVRALQRRETDIRQPATPGSVGPLSSWLNFNTCSVLRQMLLK; encoded by the exons ATGGCTCCGCTCCTCCCCCGCGCGGCCCTCCTCCGGCCCGCCGCCCGACGGCTCACGGCCCGCGCCTTCCTGTCGagcgctgcggcggcggaggcgccgtCCGGCCGTGAGGGGGCggtcgctgccgctgccgtggCGGTCGCGGCGTCCGGGCTGGGCCTGTGGCTGATGCCCCCCTCGCTCGCGGACTCCGGCGGGGCGGGCGACGCCCCTGCGGGGGCACAGATCTCGTTGgtaggcgccgccgccggcgctggcgctggcgccTTGGAGGAGCaagggaagaagaggaggttCCTTCTCGGAG ATTCATTCCGCAGAAGGGTGTTCTTCAATTACGAGAAGCGGATACGGCTGCTCAGCCCTCCTGAAAAG atttttcaatattttgcGTCTGTGCGGAACCCCGATGGGGAAGTATTCATGTTGCCTGCTGACTTGATGAGAGCAGTAGTTCCTGTTTTCCCTCCATCGGAGTCGAACATAGTTCGGGAGGGGAGGTTAAGGGGGGAGCGCAATCCTGGAGAGTTGCACTGTGCTCCATCTGAATTCTTCATGCTGTTTGACACAAACGGTGATAGGCTCATCTCCTTTGCCGA GTACATCTTTTTTGTGACCTTGCTCAGTATTCCTGAGTCAAGTTTCAGTGCGGCCTTCAAAATGTTTGACGTTGACCACAGCGG GGAAATAGACAAAGAAGAGTTCAAGAAAGTAATGGCACTGATGCGATCCTATAACAGACAAGGAGCCACCCATAGGGATGGCTTACGTACTGGACTAAAAATCAGCCAGCCTGTGGAAAATGGAGGAGTAGTTGAGTACTTCTTTGGTAATAGCGGGAACGAACCTCTACACTATGAAAAGttcacaaattttttgaaaggaTTGCATGATGAG ATTATTCGTCTGGAATTCAGTCATTATGACGTCAAGTCATCTAATACTATTCCAGCAAAGGATTTTGCATTATCCATGGTCGCTTCTGCTGACATGAGTCACATCAACAAGCTACTTGATAGGGCTGATAATTTAGGCAATGaccctgatctcaaaggaGTGCGCATCACCTTCGAG GAGTTTAAATCCTTTGCTGATTTGCGACGAAGATTGGAGCCACTGGCGATGGCTATATTTACTTATGGCAAAGTAAATGGGCTCTTGACAAAGCAGGATCTCAAGCGTGCAGCGCACCAT GTTTGCGGTGTTGACTTAACTGACAGAGTAGTTGACATCATTTTCCATGTTTTTGACACAAATCATGATGGGAATCTGAGCTCGGAGGAATTCGTGAGAGCATTGCAAAGACGAGAAACTGATATTCGTCAGCCAGCAACACCAGGTTCTGTGGGTCCGTTGTCTTCCTGGCTGAACTTCAACACGT